The following proteins are encoded in a genomic region of bacterium:
- the mtgA gene encoding monofunctional biosynthetic peptidoglycan transglycosylase, with amino-acid sequence MLTNGRVIGRREAFFLTASIVVGLCWSVWITKCVSTPPAVHLVFARPGLTAYMRADPNGHVEYEWRPLSKISTYLRQAVVVAEDDQFFAHQGYDWKAIKLAARVNMKRGRFSHGGSTITMQLARNLYLSPEKSLSRKLKEFLIALKLERTLSKERILELYLNVVEWGNGIYGAEAAARHYFGKFAKDLSKDEAAYLASILPRPRFYDRRRGSQFSQKRAAVIKNRL; translated from the coding sequence ATGCTCACCAACGGACGTGTCATAGGCAGGCGCGAGGCGTTTTTCCTGACCGCATCGATCGTGGTCGGCCTCTGCTGGTCCGTCTGGATCACGAAATGCGTCAGCACACCGCCTGCGGTCCACTTGGTATTCGCCCGACCCGGGCTCACCGCCTACATGCGCGCTGATCCCAACGGTCATGTGGAGTACGAGTGGCGGCCGCTCTCGAAGATCTCCACGTATCTCAGACAGGCGGTGGTCGTGGCTGAGGACGACCAGTTCTTTGCGCACCAGGGTTATGACTGGAAGGCGATCAAGCTCGCGGCCAGGGTGAACATGAAGCGCGGCCGCTTCTCGCACGGCGGCTCCACGATAACCATGCAGCTCGCGCGAAACCTCTATCTCTCTCCGGAGAAGTCTCTGTCGAGGAAACTCAAGGAGTTCCTCATAGCGCTCAAACTCGAACGGACCCTCTCAAAGGAGAGGATACTGGAGCTCTATCTGAATGTGGTCGAATGGGGAAACGGGATCTACGGCGCCGAGGCGGCTGCCAGGCATTACTTCGGAAAGTTTGCCAAGGATTTGAGCAAGGATGAGGCGGCTTATCTCGCATCCATACTCCCCAGGCCTCGCTTCTACGACAGGAGGAGGGGCAGTCAATTCTCGCAGAAGCGGGCCGCGGTCATAAAAAACAGGCTCTGA